Proteins found in one Candidatus Sulfotelmatobacter sp. genomic segment:
- a CDS encoding M3 family metallopeptidase, with amino-acid sequence VEVGQSFARNIRSDLRSVTVSSAAELDGLPADYIAKHQPGADGKIKITVDYPDAYPVFDYATNEDLRKKLFMEYNNRGYPMNMAVLDSMIAKRWRLAHLLGYDSWADYITADKMVGSARNASDFIDRIVDASGPGAEREYETLLHKEQQSVPTAKVVEAWDQGLWSQRVRKADFDFDAQQLRPYFPFDRVKQGVLDVTSKMFNVTYRQVKDAPVWDPSVECYEMLEGGKVVGRFYLDMHPRPNKYNHAAHFRIRTGVAGRQIPESALICNLPGGIPGDPGLMEQEDAVTFFHEFGHLLHAMFAGRHQWVGVGGVRTERDFVEAPSQMLEEWMRDPQVLATFARHYQTGQPVPAELVKKMVRAEEFGKALQVRRQMVYARTSLTYYDRDPAQVNTTEITRQLTEKYQPFPFVEGTHFQTAFGHLDGYSAVYYTYMWSLVIAKDMFSQFDKTDLLNSVTAGRYRHAVLEPGGSKPAAKLVEDFLGRPFNEQAYRAWLDQQVN; translated from the coding sequence GGTCGAGGTCGGACAGAGTTTCGCCAGGAACATCCGCAGTGATCTGCGCTCGGTGACCGTCAGCAGCGCCGCCGAGCTGGATGGACTCCCCGCCGACTACATCGCGAAGCACCAGCCCGGCGCCGACGGCAAGATCAAGATTACGGTGGACTACCCGGACGCCTACCCGGTGTTCGACTACGCCACGAACGAAGACCTGCGCAAGAAGCTGTTCATGGAATACAACAATCGCGGCTATCCCATGAACATGGCGGTGCTCGACAGCATGATCGCCAAGCGCTGGCGGCTGGCGCATCTGCTCGGCTACGACAGTTGGGCCGACTACATCACCGCCGACAAGATGGTGGGGAGCGCCAGGAACGCGTCGGACTTCATCGACCGTATCGTCGATGCCTCCGGGCCGGGCGCCGAGCGCGAATACGAGACGCTGCTTCACAAAGAGCAGCAAAGCGTGCCGACGGCGAAAGTGGTGGAGGCCTGGGATCAGGGCCTGTGGTCGCAGCGGGTGCGGAAGGCCGACTTCGACTTCGATGCGCAGCAGCTGCGCCCCTACTTCCCGTTCGATCGCGTGAAACAGGGCGTGCTCGACGTGACCAGCAAGATGTTCAACGTCACCTATCGCCAGGTGAAGGACGCGCCGGTGTGGGATCCGTCGGTCGAGTGCTACGAGATGCTCGAGGGCGGCAAGGTAGTGGGACGTTTCTACCTCGATATGCACCCGCGCCCCAACAAATACAACCACGCCGCGCATTTCCGGATTCGCACCGGTGTCGCTGGCCGGCAGATTCCCGAATCGGCGCTGATCTGCAACCTGCCCGGCGGCATCCCCGGCGATCCCGGGCTGATGGAGCAGGAAGACGCGGTCACGTTCTTCCATGAGTTCGGCCATCTGCTGCACGCGATGTTCGCGGGCCGCCATCAGTGGGTGGGGGTCGGCGGCGTGCGCACCGAGCGCGATTTCGTCGAGGCGCCGTCGCAGATGCTCGAGGAATGGATGCGCGACCCGCAGGTGCTCGCCACCTTTGCGCGTCACTACCAGACCGGTCAGCCGGTGCCGGCCGAGCTGGTGAAGAAGATGGTGCGAGCGGAGGAGTTCGGGAAGGCGCTGCAGGTGCGGCGCCAGATGGTGTACGCGCGCACCTCGCTCACCTACTACGATCGCGATCCGGCGCAGGTCAACACCACCGAGATCACGCGTCAGTTGACCGAGAAGTACCAGCCCTTCCCGTTCGTGGAGGGAACGCACTTCCAGACCGCATTCGGCCATCTCGACGGCTATTCGGCGGTCTACTACACGTACATGTGGTCGCTGGTGATCGCGAAAGACATGTTCAGCCAGTTCGACAAGACCGACCTGCTCAATTCGGTGACCGCTGGCCGCTACCGCCACGCGGTGCTCGAGCCCGGTGGCAGCAAGCCGGCGGCCAAGCTGGTCGAAGATTTTCTGGGCCGGCCATTCAACGAGCAGGCGTATCGCGCCTGGCTCGATCAGCAGGTGAATTAG